A part of Salmo salar chromosome ssa18, Ssal_v3.1, whole genome shotgun sequence genomic DNA contains:
- the LOC106577636 gene encoding E3 ubiquitin-protein ligase RNF186-like → MAEPPEPVHFQGDQASAEAAALGSEPGESTEVECPICYHEYNQCGKCPRMLECLHVFCTECLQRIQLSPYPAEPADPQSPRSPAIFCPLCRHPTLLETGDPLTLPCNSRILAQLPPMAFCTPVSMAASLATVTQRVVFSLDTSRDARFIILPTVSLRVEQIHPSDRPHGGGVGLVGEVEVLQHYRRTLAVVFWVLFVMTCVVGLVFGLRFFRS, encoded by the coding sequence ATGGCTGAGCCTCCAGAACCAGTGCACTTCCAGGGGGACCAAGCATCAGCAGAAGCAGCGGCACTCGGCTCTGAGCCGGGTGAGTCCACAGAGGTGGAGTGTCCCATCTGCTACCACGAGTACAACCAGTGTGGCAAGTGTCCTCGCATGCTGGAATGCCTCCACGTCTTCTGCACCGAGTGCCTCCAGAGAATCCAGCTGTCCCCGTATCCAGCTGAACCCGCAGACCCCCAGAGCCCTCGCAGCCCTGCCATTTTCTGCCCCCTCTGCCGCCACCCCACCCTGCTGGAGACTGGCGACCCCCTCACCCTGCCCTGCAACTCCCGCATCCTGGCTCAACTGCCCCCCATGGCTTTCTGCACACCCGTGTCGATGGCTGCCAGCTTGGCCACCGTCACCCAGAGGGTGGTCTTCTCCCTGGATACCAGCAGGGACGCCCGCTTCATCATCCTGCCCACAGTGAGCCTAAGGGTGGAGCAGATACACCCAAGCGAtaggccccatggtggaggtgtggGCCTGGTGGGTGAGGTGGAGGTGCTGCAGCACTACAGGAGGACCCTGGCCGTGGTATTCTGGGTGTTGTTTGTGATGACCTGCGTGGTGGGACTGGTGTTTGGGCTCAGGTTTTTCCGCAGCTGA